A single window of Streptococcus cristatus ATCC 51100 DNA harbors:
- the fusA gene encoding elongation factor G, with protein MAREFSLEKTRNIGIMAHVDAGKTTTTERILYYTGKIHKIGETHEGASQMDWMEQEQERGITITSAATTAQWNNHRVNIIDTPGHVDFTIEVQRSLRVLDGAVTVLDSQSGVEPQTETVWRQATEYGVPRIVFANKMDKIGADFLYSVSTLHDRLQANAHPIQLPIGAEDDFRGIIDLIKMKAEIYTNDLGTDILEEDIPAEYLDQAQEYREKLVEAVAETDEELMMKYLEGEEITNEELKAGIRKATINVEFFPVLCGSAFKNKGVQLMLDAVIDYLPSPLDIPAIKGINPDTDEEETRPASDEEPFAALAFKIMTDPFVGRLTFFRVYSGVLQSGSYVLNTSKGKRERIGRILQMHANSRQEIDTVYSGDIAAAVGLKDTTTGDSLTDEKAKIILESINVPEPVIQLMVEPKSKADQDKMGIALQKLAEEDPTFRVETNVETGETVISGMGELHLDVLVDRMRREFKVEANVGAPQVSYRETFRASTQARGFFKRQSGGKGQFGDVWIEFTPNEEGKGFEFENAIVGGVVPREFIPAVEKGLIESMANGVLAGYPIVDVKAKLYDGSYHDVDSSETAFKVAASLALKEAAKTAQPAILEPMMLVTITVPEENLGDVMGHVTARRGRVDGMEAHGNSQIVRAYVPLAEMFGYATVLRSATQGRGTFMMVFDHYEDVPKSVQEEIIKKHRGE; from the coding sequence ATGGCACGCGAATTTTCACTTGAAAAAACTCGTAATATCGGTATCATGGCTCACGTCGATGCTGGTAAGACAACTACAACTGAGCGTATCCTTTACTATACTGGTAAAATCCACAAAATCGGTGAAACTCACGAAGGTGCGTCACAAATGGACTGGATGGAGCAAGAGCAAGAACGTGGTATCACTATCACATCTGCTGCGACAACAGCTCAATGGAACAACCACCGCGTAAACATCATCGACACACCAGGACACGTGGACTTCACAATCGAAGTACAACGCTCTCTTCGTGTATTGGATGGTGCGGTTACCGTTCTTGACTCACAATCAGGTGTTGAGCCTCAAACTGAAACAGTTTGGCGCCAAGCAACTGAGTACGGAGTTCCACGTATCGTATTTGCCAACAAAATGGACAAAATCGGTGCTGACTTCCTTTACTCAGTAAGCACACTTCACGACCGTCTTCAAGCAAATGCTCATCCAATTCAATTGCCAATCGGTGCTGAAGATGACTTCCGTGGTATCATCGACTTGATCAAGATGAAAGCTGAAATCTATACTAACGACCTTGGTACAGATATTCTTGAAGAAGATATTCCAGCTGAGTACCTTGACCAAGCACAAGAATACCGTGAAAAATTGGTGGAAGCAGTTGCTGAAACTGATGAAGAATTGATGATGAAATACCTTGAGGGTGAAGAAATCACTAACGAAGAATTGAAAGCTGGTATCCGTAAAGCAACTATCAACGTTGAATTCTTCCCAGTATTGTGTGGTTCTGCCTTCAAGAACAAAGGTGTTCAATTGATGCTTGATGCGGTTATTGACTACCTTCCAAGCCCACTTGACATCCCAGCGATCAAAGGTATCAACCCAGATACAGACGAAGAAGAAACTCGTCCAGCATCTGACGAAGAGCCATTTGCAGCTCTTGCCTTCAAGATCATGACTGACCCATTCGTAGGTCGTTTGACATTCTTCCGTGTTTACTCAGGTGTACTTCAATCAGGTTCTTACGTATTGAATACTTCTAAAGGTAAACGTGAACGTATCGGACGTATCCTTCAAATGCACGCTAACAGCCGTCAAGAAATTGACACTGTTTACTCAGGTGATATCGCTGCTGCCGTTGGTTTGAAAGATACTACAACTGGTGACTCATTGACAGATGAAAAAGCTAAAATCATCCTCGAGTCAATCAACGTTCCAGAACCAGTTATCCAATTGATGGTTGAGCCAAAATCTAAAGCAGACCAAGACAAGATGGGGATTGCCCTTCAAAAATTGGCTGAAGAAGATCCAACATTCCGCGTTGAAACAAACGTTGAAACTGGTGAAACAGTTATCTCTGGTATGGGTGAGCTTCACTTGGATGTCCTTGTTGACCGTATGCGTCGTGAGTTCAAGGTTGAAGCAAACGTAGGTGCTCCTCAAGTATCTTACCGTGAAACATTCCGCGCTTCTACTCAAGCACGTGGATTCTTCAAACGTCAATCTGGTGGTAAAGGTCAATTCGGTGATGTATGGATTGAATTTACTCCAAACGAAGAAGGAAAAGGCTTCGAGTTTGAAAATGCTATCGTCGGTGGTGTGGTTCCTCGTGAATTCATCCCAGCGGTTGAAAAAGGTTTGATTGAGTCAATGGCGAATGGTGTCCTTGCTGGCTACCCAATCGTTGATGTGAAAGCTAAACTTTACGATGGTTCATACCACGATGTCGACTCATCTGAAACAGCCTTCAAGGTTGCGGCTTCACTTGCTTTGAAAGAAGCTGCTAAGACTGCACAACCAGCTATCCTTGAGCCAATGATGCTTGTAACCATCACTGTTCCTGAAGAAAACCTTGGTGATGTTATGGGTCACGTAACAGCTCGTCGTGGACGTGTTGACGGTATGGAAGCACATGGTAACAGCCAAATCGTTCGTGCTTATGTTCCACTTGCTGAAATGTTTGGTTATGCGACTGTTCTTCGTTCTGCAACACAAGGTCGTGGTACCTTCATGATGGTATTTGACCACTACGAAGATGTACCTAAATCAGTACAAGAAGAAATCATTAAGAAACACCGTGGTGAATAA
- the gap gene encoding type I glyceraldehyde-3-phosphate dehydrogenase: protein MVVKVGINGFGRIGRLAFRRIQNVEGVEVTRINDLTDPVMLAHLLKYDTTQGRFDGTVEVKEGGFEVNGKFVKVSAERDPEQIDWATDGVEIVLEATGFFAKKDAAEKHLKGGAKKVVITAPGGNDVKTIVFNTNHDVLDGTETVISGASCTTNCLAPMAKALQDNFGVVEGLMTTIHAYTGDQMILDGPHRGGDLRRARAGAANIVPNSTGAAKAIGLVIPELNGKLDGSAQRVPTPTGSVTELVAVLEKNVTVDEVNAAMKAAANESYGYTEDPIVSSDIVGMSYGSLFDATQTKVLDVDGKQLVKVVSWYDNEMSYTAQLVRTLEYFAKIAK, encoded by the coding sequence ATGGTAGTTAAAGTTGGTATTAACGGTTTCGGTCGTATCGGTCGTCTTGCTTTCCGTCGTATCCAAAACGTAGAAGGTGTTGAAGTTACTCGCATCAACGACCTTACAGATCCAGTTATGCTTGCACACTTGTTGAAATACGACACAACTCAAGGTCGTTTCGATGGTACTGTTGAAGTTAAAGAAGGTGGATTCGAAGTTAACGGTAAATTCGTTAAAGTTTCTGCTGAACGTGACCCAGAACAAATTGATTGGGCTACTGACGGTGTAGAAATCGTTCTTGAAGCAACTGGTTTCTTTGCTAAGAAAGACGCTGCTGAAAAACACCTTAAAGGTGGAGCTAAGAAAGTTGTTATCACTGCTCCTGGTGGAAACGATGTTAAAACAATCGTATTTAACACTAACCACGACGTTCTTGATGGTACTGAAACAGTTATCTCAGGTGCTTCATGTACTACAAACTGTTTGGCTCCAATGGCTAAAGCACTTCAAGACAACTTTGGTGTTGTAGAAGGATTGATGACTACTATCCACGCTTACACTGGTGACCAAATGATCCTTGACGGACCACACCGTGGTGGTGACCTTCGTCGTGCTCGCGCTGGTGCTGCTAACATCGTTCCTAACTCAACTGGTGCTGCTAAGGCTATCGGTCTTGTAATCCCAGAATTGAACGGTAAACTTGATGGTTCTGCACAACGCGTTCCAACTCCAACTGGATCAGTTACTGAGTTGGTAGCAGTTCTTGAAAAGAACGTTACTGTTGATGAAGTAAATGCAGCTATGAAAGCAGCAGCTAACGAATCATACGGTTACACAGAAGATCCAATCGTATCTTCAGATATCGTAGGTATGTCTTACGGTTCATTGTTCGACGCAACTCAAACTAAAGTTCTTGACGTTGACGGTAAACAATTGGTTAAAGTTGTATCATGGTACGACAACGAAATGTCTTACACTGCACAACTTGTACGTACTCTTGAATACTTCGCAAAAATCGCTAAATAA
- the rpsL gene encoding 30S ribosomal protein S12, which translates to MPTINQLVRKPRKSKVEKSKSPALNVGYNSHKKVQTNVSSPQKRGVATRVGTMTPKKPNSALRKFARVRLSNLIEVTAYIPGIGHNLQEHSVVLLRGGRVKDLPGVRYHIVRGALDTAGVTDRKQGRSKYGTKRPKA; encoded by the coding sequence ATGCCTACAATTAACCAATTGGTTCGCAAACCGCGTAAATCAAAAGTAGAAAAATCTAAATCACCAGCTTTGAACGTTGGTTACAACAGCCACAAAAAAGTTCAAACAAACGTATCTTCACCACAAAAACGTGGTGTTGCAACTCGTGTCGGAACTATGACACCTAAGAAGCCTAACTCAGCCCTTCGTAAATTTGCCCGTGTACGTTTGAGCAACTTGATCGAAGTTACAGCTTACATCCCAGGTATCGGACACAACTTGCAAGAGCACAGCGTGGTGCTTCTTCGTGGTGGACGTGTAAAAGACCTTCCAGGGGTACGTTACCATATCGTTCGTGGTGCACTTGATACAGCAGGTGTTACTGACCGTAAGCAAGGCCGTTCTAAATACGGTACTAAGCGTCCAAAAGCATAA
- a CDS encoding thiamine diphosphokinase, with product MPRIALFAGGDLTEVNRDFDLFVGVDRGAFYLLKQGLPLDLAVGDFDSVSDEELLRIKAGAKEVIQAQPEKDDTDLELAVLACFERYPNAYLTIFGAFGGRLDHALANVFLPSNDKIAPYMEQLILVDAQNCICYVPSGRHEIKPVEGMDYLAFLPTEDVPLTIEGAKYPLNERNFFFKKVYASNEFIDRPVFLSFDRGYTVVIYSKDRS from the coding sequence ATGCCTAGAATTGCTCTGTTTGCTGGCGGTGATTTGACGGAGGTCAATCGGGATTTTGATCTTTTTGTCGGAGTTGATCGTGGTGCCTTTTATTTGCTAAAGCAGGGCTTGCCTCTAGATCTAGCGGTTGGCGATTTTGATTCTGTTTCTGATGAAGAATTGCTGCGCATAAAAGCTGGCGCCAAGGAAGTCATTCAGGCTCAGCCTGAAAAGGATGATACGGACTTAGAATTGGCTGTTCTGGCTTGCTTTGAGCGCTATCCAAATGCTTATCTGACTATTTTCGGCGCCTTTGGCGGTCGTCTAGATCATGCTCTGGCCAATGTTTTCTTACCCAGCAATGATAAAATCGCTCCCTATATGGAGCAGCTGATCTTAGTGGATGCCCAGAATTGCATCTGCTATGTTCCCTCTGGCCGTCATGAGATCAAGCCGGTGGAAGGCATGGACTATCTGGCCTTTCTGCCGACAGAGGATGTTCCTTTGACCATTGAAGGAGCTAAATATCCTTTAAATGAAAGGAATTTTTTCTTTAAAAAAGTCTATGCTTCTAACGAATTTATAGATAGACCTGTATTTTTATCCTTTGACAGAGGTTATACGGTTGTTATTTACAGTAAAGATAGGAGTTGA
- the rpsG gene encoding 30S ribosomal protein S7: MSRKNRAPKREVLPDPLYNSQLVTRLINRVMLDGKRGTAASIVYGAFEQIKEATGNDALEVFETAMENIMPVLEVRARRVGGSNYQVPVEVRPERRTTLGLRWLVTISRGRGEHTMQDRLAKEIMDAANNTGAAVKKREDTHRMAEANRAFAHFRW; the protein is encoded by the coding sequence ATGAGTCGTAAAAACCGTGCGCCTAAGCGCGAAGTATTGCCAGATCCGCTTTACAATTCACAATTAGTTACTCGTCTTATCAACCGCGTTATGCTTGATGGTAAGCGTGGTACAGCAGCTTCTATCGTTTACGGAGCTTTTGAGCAAATCAAAGAAGCTACTGGAAATGATGCACTTGAAGTATTTGAAACAGCGATGGAAAACATCATGCCTGTTCTTGAAGTACGTGCACGCCGTGTCGGTGGTTCAAACTACCAAGTACCGGTTGAAGTTCGTCCAGAACGTCGTACTACACTTGGACTTCGTTGGTTGGTAACAATTTCACGTGGTCGTGGTGAACACACTATGCAAGATCGTCTTGCAAAAGAAATCATGGATGCTGCTAACAACACTGGTGCAGCAGTTAAGAAACGCGAAGATACTCACCGTATGGCTGAAGCTAACCGTGCCTTCGCACACTTCCGTTGGTAA
- the purR gene encoding pur operon repressor, protein MKLRRSERMVVISNYLINHPYQLTSLNTFAEKYESAKSSISEDIVIIKRAFEEIEIGTIETITDAGGGVVFTPSISEKEAKAIVQDLRDQLSESNRILPGGYIYLSDLLSTPSILNNIGRIIAKAFKDQKIDAVMTVATKGVPLANAVANVLNVPFVIVRRDLKITEGSTVSVNYVSGSSGDRIEKMFLSKRSLKAGSRVLIVDDFLKGGGTVNGMISLLSEFDSELAGVAVFADNAQANRDHLEYKSLLKVTNIDVKSNMIDVEIGNIFD, encoded by the coding sequence ATGAAATTAAGAAGAAGTGAGCGCATGGTGGTTATTTCCAATTACTTGATTAACCATCCTTACCAATTAACAAGTTTAAACACATTTGCAGAGAAATATGAATCTGCCAAGTCTTCTATTTCAGAAGACATCGTGATTATCAAACGTGCCTTTGAAGAAATCGAGATTGGTACGATTGAGACAATTACCGATGCTGGGGGAGGTGTCGTCTTTACTCCTTCCATTTCAGAAAAGGAGGCCAAGGCTATCGTTCAAGACCTCCGCGATCAGCTGTCTGAGAGTAATCGAATCCTGCCTGGCGGCTATATCTACTTGTCAGATTTACTCAGTACACCATCTATTCTCAATAATATTGGCCGCATCATTGCCAAAGCTTTTAAAGATCAAAAGATTGATGCTGTTATGACAGTGGCGACCAAGGGTGTTCCCTTGGCCAATGCTGTCGCTAATGTCTTGAATGTTCCCTTTGTCATTGTTCGTCGTGATTTGAAAATCACTGAGGGTTCTACGGTCAGTGTCAACTATGTCTCTGGCTCTAGCGGAGATCGGATTGAGAAAATGTTCCTCTCAAAACGTAGCCTAAAGGCTGGAAGTCGAGTGCTGATTGTCGATGACTTTCTAAAGGGAGGCGGAACGGTTAATGGGATGATTAGTCTTCTGTCTGAGTTTGATTCGGAGTTGGCAGGAGTAGCTGTCTTTGCGGACAATGCGCAAGCCAATCGCGATCATCTGGAATACAAATCGCTGTTAAAGGTGACCAATATCGACGTTAAATCAAATATGATTGATGTTGAGATTGGGAATATATTTGATTAA
- a CDS encoding 3'-5' exoribonuclease YhaM family protein: MKINQMKKDEMFEGFYLIKSAEVRQTRAGKNYLAFTFQDDTGVIEGKLWDAQPHNVAEFTAGKVVHMQGRREVYNNTPQVNQLTLRLPKAGEPNNPADFKEKPPVDQKELREYLAQMIFKIENQVWQRVVRSLYSKYDKEFYSYPAAKTNHHAFESGLAFHTATMVKLADAIGDIYPQLNKSLLFAGIMLHDLAKVIELSGPENTEYTVRGNLIGHIALIDEELTKTLAELKIDDTKEDVIVLRHVLLSHHGLLEYGSPVRPKIMEAEILHMIDNLDAEMMMMTTALSLVAPGEMTNKIFALENRSFYKPKIDK; the protein is encoded by the coding sequence ATGAAAATTAATCAAATGAAAAAAGATGAGATGTTTGAAGGCTTTTATCTGATTAAGTCAGCCGAAGTCCGACAGACCAGAGCTGGGAAGAATTACCTCGCCTTCACTTTCCAAGATGACACTGGAGTGATTGAAGGGAAATTATGGGATGCCCAACCCCATAATGTGGCAGAATTTACAGCGGGGAAGGTCGTTCACATGCAAGGCCGCCGCGAGGTCTACAATAACACCCCTCAGGTTAATCAGCTGACACTGCGCCTGCCAAAGGCCGGCGAGCCCAACAATCCTGCTGATTTCAAAGAAAAACCACCCGTTGACCAAAAAGAACTGCGGGAATATCTGGCGCAAATGATTTTCAAGATTGAAAATCAAGTCTGGCAGCGGGTCGTGCGTTCCCTTTACAGCAAATACGATAAGGAATTCTATTCTTACCCCGCAGCGAAAACCAATCATCATGCTTTTGAATCGGGACTCGCTTTTCACACAGCTACCATGGTCAAACTAGCGGATGCGATTGGTGACATTTATCCTCAGCTTAATAAGAGCCTTCTTTTTGCGGGGATTATGTTGCACGACTTGGCCAAAGTCATTGAGTTGAGCGGTCCAGAAAATACGGAATATACTGTCCGAGGCAATCTGATTGGTCATATTGCACTGATTGATGAGGAACTGACTAAAACCTTGGCGGAGCTGAAAATTGATGATACCAAGGAAGATGTCATCGTTTTGCGCCACGTCCTCCTCAGTCATCACGGTCTCCTTGAATACGGCAGTCCCGTTCGTCCAAAGATTATGGAAGCAGAAATCCTACACATGATTGACAATCTGGATGCGGAAATGATGATGATGACTACGGCTCTGTCTCTCGTTGCTCCAGGGGAAATGACCAATAAAATTTTCGCATTGGAAAATCGTTCCTTCTATAAACCAAAAATTGATAAGTGA
- a CDS encoding MerR family transcriptional regulator translates to MKEKEFRRNMAVFPIGSVMKLTDLSARQIRYYEEQNLITPLRNEGNRRMYSLNDMDRLLEIKDYISEGYNIAAIKKKYAEREAKSHKTISEKEVRRALHNDILQQGRFGSSLPTFGHMRRP, encoded by the coding sequence ATGAAGGAAAAAGAGTTTCGCCGAAATATGGCAGTCTTTCCCATAGGTAGCGTTATGAAGTTGACGGACTTATCTGCCCGTCAGATTCGATATTATGAGGAGCAAAACCTCATCACTCCCCTTCGGAATGAGGGCAATCGCCGAATGTATTCCCTGAATGATATGGACCGACTTTTGGAAATTAAGGATTATATTTCTGAAGGTTATAATATCGCCGCTATCAAAAAGAAATATGCTGAGCGTGAAGCTAAATCCCACAAAACGATTAGTGAAAAGGAAGTTCGTCGGGCTCTCCACAATGATATTTTACAGCAAGGTCGTTTTGGCTCTTCTCTGCCAACTTTTGGTCACATGCGTCGACCATAA
- a CDS encoding DNA recombination protein RmuC, with translation MEYIIIILLIINLVFLYFFWQRQGQQEQAIKVLLEEQEDHLSDQLDYRFEQERQQEALRQKELELVLGDRLAEVRTDLHLHLTDLRTEMAESFSKNRDKTDERMRQIQESNDLRLEQMRQTVEEKLEKTLQSRLQTSFETVSKQLESVNRGLGEMQTVARDVGSLNKVLSNTKTRGIMGELQLGQIIEDIMTPSQYEREFATVVGSSERVEYAIKLPGQTDQDYVYLPIDSKFPLADYYRLEEAYESGNKEEIELYRKSLLASVKRFAKDINSKYLAPPATTNFGIMFLPTEGLYSEVVRNPEFFDGLRRDEQIVVAGPSTLSALLNSLSVGFKTLNIQRSADDISKVLGSVKLEFNKFGGILAKAQKHLKNASGSIDELLTRRTNAIERTLRHIELSDQDLHLHLLDIPDEREDYEN, from the coding sequence ATGGAGTATATCATCATCATCCTGCTTATCATCAATCTGGTCTTTCTCTATTTCTTCTGGCAGAGACAGGGGCAGCAGGAGCAGGCAATCAAAGTCTTGCTAGAAGAGCAGGAAGATCACTTGTCCGACCAGCTGGATTACCGCTTTGAGCAGGAAAGGCAGCAGGAGGCTCTTCGGCAAAAAGAGTTGGAACTTGTTCTGGGCGATCGGTTAGCCGAAGTTCGAACAGATTTGCACCTTCATTTGACGGATTTACGTACCGAAATGGCGGAGAGTTTCAGCAAAAATCGAGACAAAACCGATGAACGGATGCGTCAGATTCAGGAGTCCAATGACCTGCGACTGGAGCAGATGCGCCAGACCGTTGAGGAAAAATTGGAGAAGACTTTGCAGAGTCGCCTGCAGACCTCCTTTGAGACGGTGTCTAAGCAACTAGAGTCTGTCAATCGTGGTTTAGGAGAGATGCAGACAGTGGCTCGGGATGTGGGCAGTCTCAATAAGGTTCTTTCCAATACCAAGACCCGCGGCATTATGGGCGAGCTCCAGCTGGGACAAATTATCGAAGACATCATGACACCCAGCCAGTATGAGCGGGAATTTGCCACAGTGGTAGGTTCTAGTGAGCGCGTGGAGTATGCCATCAAATTGCCGGGGCAGACGGATCAGGACTATGTCTACCTGCCCATTGATTCCAAATTTCCTCTGGCGGATTATTACCGCTTGGAAGAGGCTTACGAGTCTGGCAACAAGGAAGAAATTGAACTTTATCGCAAGTCGCTGTTGGCTAGCGTCAAGCGTTTTGCCAAGGACATCAACAGTAAATATCTAGCTCCGCCAGCTACGACTAATTTTGGGATTATGTTTTTGCCAACGGAAGGTCTCTATTCTGAAGTAGTTCGCAATCCAGAGTTTTTCGACGGTCTGCGGCGAGATGAGCAGATTGTCGTGGCGGGTCCATCTACCTTGTCAGCCTTACTCAACTCTCTCTCGGTTGGCTTTAAAACCCTGAACATTCAGCGTAGCGCAGATGACATCAGCAAAGTTCTGGGCAGTGTCAAGCTGGAATTCAATAAGTTTGGCGGTATTCTAGCCAAGGCTCAGAAGCACCTAAAGAACGCTTCTGGCAGCATCGATGAATTACTGACTCGCCGAACCAATGCCATTGAAAGAACGCTACGGCACATTGAGTTGTCTGACCAAGACCTTCACTTACACTTGCTCGATATTCCAGATGAAAGGGAAGACTATGAAAATTAA
- a CDS encoding FUSC family protein: MSYFSKYKFDKSKFRLGMRTMKTGIAVFIVLLIFGMFGWKGLQIGALTAVFSLREDFDKSVHFGTSRILGNSVGGFYALLFYLLGNLLNGQFWVTLVFVPICTMLTIMTNVAMNNKAGVIGGVSAMLIITLSISPEDTILYVFARVFETFMGVFVAIVVNSDVDRIKNFFKSIN; this comes from the coding sequence ATGAGCTATTTTAGTAAGTATAAATTCGATAAATCAAAATTTCGCTTGGGTATGCGGACGATGAAAACAGGGATAGCAGTCTTTATTGTCCTACTTATTTTTGGTATGTTTGGCTGGAAGGGGCTCCAAATTGGGGCTTTGACAGCGGTGTTTAGCCTGCGAGAAGATTTTGATAAAAGTGTTCATTTCGGAACTTCTCGTATTTTAGGAAATAGTGTCGGGGGCTTTTATGCCTTGCTATTCTATCTGTTGGGAAATTTATTGAACGGCCAATTTTGGGTGACCTTGGTATTTGTGCCAATCTGTACGATGCTGACGATCATGACCAATGTTGCTATGAACAATAAGGCTGGGGTGATTGGTGGTGTTTCAGCTATGCTGATTATCACTCTCTCCATTAGTCCGGAAGATACTATTTTATACGTTTTTGCTAGAGTTTTTGAAACCTTTATGGGTGTCTTTGTTGCAATAGTGGTAAATTCGGATGTGGATAGAATTAAGAATTTCTTTAAGTCTATAAATTAA
- a CDS encoding phosphoglycerate kinase, giving the protein MAKLTVKDVDLKGKKVLVRVDFNVPVKDGVITNDNRITAALPTIKYILEQGGRAILFSHLGRVKEEADKEGKSLAPVAADLAAKLGQEVKFIPGVTRGAELEAAVNALEDGQVLLIENTRFEDVDGKKESKNDPELGKYWASLGDGIFVNDAFGTAHRAHASNVGISANVEKAVAGFLLENEIAYIQEAVEAPERPFVAILGGSKVSDKIGVIENLLEKADKVLIGGGMTYTFYKAQGIEIGNSLVEEDKLDVAKALLEKANGKLILPVDSKEANAFADYTEVKDTEGEAVDPGFLGLDIGPKSIAKFDEALTGAKTVVWNGPMGVFENPDFQAGTIGVMDAIVKQPGVKSIIGGGDSAAAAINLGRADKFSWISTGGGASMELLEGKVLPGLAALTEK; this is encoded by the coding sequence ATGGCAAAATTGACTGTTAAAGACGTTGACTTGAAAGGGAAAAAAGTTCTCGTTCGTGTTGACTTCAACGTTCCTGTAAAAGATGGCGTGATTACAAACGACAACCGTATCACTGCAGCACTTCCAACTATCAAGTACATCCTTGAACAAGGTGGACGTGCGATCCTCTTCTCTCACCTTGGACGTGTAAAAGAAGAAGCAGACAAAGAAGGTAAATCACTTGCTCCTGTAGCTGCTGACTTGGCTGCTAAATTGGGACAAGAAGTTAAATTTATCCCAGGCGTTACACGTGGTGCTGAATTGGAAGCAGCTGTTAACGCTCTTGAAGATGGACAAGTTCTCTTGATTGAAAACACTCGTTTTGAAGATGTTGACGGCAAGAAAGAGTCTAAAAACGATCCTGAACTTGGTAAATACTGGGCATCACTTGGAGATGGTATCTTCGTAAACGATGCATTCGGTACAGCTCACCGTGCACACGCATCTAACGTTGGTATCTCAGCAAACGTTGAAAAAGCAGTTGCTGGTTTCCTTCTTGAAAACGAAATTGCCTACATCCAAGAAGCAGTTGAAGCTCCAGAACGCCCATTCGTAGCCATTCTTGGTGGTTCAAAAGTTTCAGACAAAATCGGTGTTATCGAAAACTTGCTTGAAAAAGCTGATAAAGTCCTTATCGGTGGTGGGATGACTTACACATTCTACAAAGCGCAAGGTATCGAAATCGGTAACTCACTTGTAGAAGAAGACAAATTGGATGTTGCGAAAGCTCTTCTTGAAAAAGCAAACGGCAAATTGATCTTACCAGTTGACTCAAAAGAAGCTAATGCTTTTGCTGACTACACTGAAGTGAAAGATACTGAAGGTGAAGCAGTAGATCCAGGCTTCCTTGGTTTGGATATCGGTCCTAAATCTATCGCTAAATTCGACGAAGCCTTGACTGGTGCGAAAACAGTTGTATGGAACGGACCAATGGGTGTGTTTGAAAACCCAGACTTCCAAGCTGGTACAATCGGTGTGATGGACGCTATCGTGAAACAACCAGGCGTGAAATCAATCATCGGTGGTGGTGACTCAGCTGCTGCAGCCATCAACCTTGGTCGTGCAGACAAGTTCTCATGGATTAGTACGGGCGGAGGCGCTTCTATGGAGCTTCTTGAAGGTAAAGTATTGCCAGGTTTGGCTGCACTTACAGAAAAATAA